Proteins from a genomic interval of Arvicola amphibius chromosome 14, mArvAmp1.2, whole genome shotgun sequence:
- the Sema6c gene encoding semaphorin-6C isoform X3, with protein MPRAPHPMPLLLLLWLSLPHVQAAFPQDPIPLVTSDLQGSSPLSWFRGLEEDAVAAELGLDFQRFLTLNRTLLVAARDHVFSFDLQAQEEGEGLVPNKFLTWRSQDVENCAVRGKLTDECYNYIRVLVPWDSQRLLACGTNSFSPVCRSYGITSLQQEGEELSGQARCPFDATQSNVAIFAEGSLYSATAADFQASDAVVYRSLGSQPPLRSAKYDSKWLREPHFVYALEHRDHVYFFFREVAVEDSRLGRVQFSRVARVCKRDMGGSPRALDRHWTSFLKLRLNCSVPGDSTFYFDVLQALTGPVNLHGRSALFGVFTTQTNSIPGSAVCAFYLDDVERAFEGKFKEQRSLDGAWTPVSEDRVPSPRPGSCAGVGGAASFSSSQDLPDAVLLFIKAHPLLDPAVPPATHQPLLTLTSRALLTQVAVDGMAGPHRNTTVLFLGSNDGTVLKVLPPGGQSLRPEPVILEEIDAYSPARCSGKRSAQASRRIIGLELDTEGHRLFVAFPGCIVYLPLSRCARHGACQRSCLASQDPYCGWHRLKGCVSIRGPGGTDVDMTGNQESMEHGDCQDGATGSQSGPGDSAYGVRRDLPPASASRSIPIPLLLACVAAAFALGASVSGFLVSCACRRARRRRSKDIESPGLPRPLSLRSLARLHGGGPEPPPPPKDGDAAQTAQLYTTFLPPPDGGPPPDLACLPTPESTPELPVKHLRASGGPWEWNQNGNNASEGPGRPAGCSAAGGPAPRVLVRPPPPGCPGQAVEVTTLEELLRYLHGPQPPRKGAEQLAPAAFSSRPPAPAPSPLPRDCVPPLRLDVPPEGKRAAPGGRPALSAPAPRLGVGRRLPFPTHRAPPALLTRVPSGGPARYSGGPGRHLLYLGRPDGYRGRSLKRADVKSPLTPKPPLAASTPPAPHGGHFNF; from the exons ATGCCCCgtgccccccaccccatgcccttgctgctgctgttgtggcTGTCACTCCCCCATGTCCAGGCTGCCTTTCCCCAGGACCCCATTCCTCtggtgacctctgacctgcaAG GTTCTTCTCCATTATCCTGGTTCCGGGGCCTGGAGGAGGATGCTGTGGCTGCAGAACTCGGGCTGGACTTTCAGCGATTCCTGACCTTGAACCGGACCTTGCTTGTGGCTGCCCG GGATCACGTTTTCTCCTTCGATCTTCAAGCccaagaagaaggggaggggctggTGCCCAATAAG tttCTGACATGGAGGAGCCAGGACGTGGAGAACTGTGCTGTTCGGGGAAAGCTCACG GACGAATGCTACAACTACATCCGTGTTCTTGTTCCCTGGGACTCGCAGAGGCTCCTTGCCTGTGGAACAAACTCGTTCAGCCCCGTGTGCCGCAGCTATGGG ATAACTTCGCTGCAACAGGAAGGCGAGGAGCTGAGTGGACAAGCTCGATGCCCCTTTGATGCCACCCAGTCAAATGTGGCCATCTTTGCAG AGGGCAGTTTGTACTCGGCCACAGCAGCGGATTTCCAGGCTAGTGATGCTGTAGTTTACAGAAGCCTTGGATCACAGCCCCCACTCCGTTCTGCCAAGTATGACTCCAAGTGGTTGCGAG AGCCACACTTTGTCTATGCTTTGGAGCACAGAGACCACGTCTACTTCTTCTTCCGAGAGGTTGCTGTAGAGGATTCCCGGCTGGGGAGG GTGCAGTTTTCTCGGGTAGCCAGGGTGTGTAAACGTGACATGGGCGGCTCACCTAGGGCCTTGGACCGCCACTGgacttccttccttaagctgagGCTCAACTGCTCTGTCCCCGGGGACTCTACCTTCTACTTTGACGTCTTACAGGCCTTAACGGGGCCTGTGAACCTGCATGGCCGCTCTGCTCTCTTTGGGGTCTTCACTACTCAGACTAACAG cATTCCTGGGTCTGCAGTCTGCGCCTTCTACCTGGACGACGTTGAGCGTGCCTTTGAGGGCAAGTTTAAGGAGCAGAGGAGTCTGGATGGGGCCTGGACTCCTGTTTCTGAGGACAGAGTCCCCTCACCCAG GCCAGGGTCCTGTGCAGGTGTGGGTGGAGCTGCCTCGTTCTCCTCCTCTCAAGACCTACCTGATGCTGTCCTGCTCTTCATCAAGGCTCACCCACTTCTGGATCCCGCTGTGCCGCCTGCCACTCACCAGCCTCTCCTCACTCTCACCAGCAG GGCTCTGCTGACCCAGGTAGCTGTGGATGGCATGGCTGGGCCGCACAGAAATACCACagtcttgtttcttgggtccaatGATGGGACAGTGCTGAAGGTGTTACCTCCAGGGGGACAGTCTCTGCGACCTGAGCCTGTCATACTGGAAGAGATTGATGCCTACAGCCCTGCCCG GTGCAGTGGGAAGCGCTCGGCCCAAGCTTCACGGCGGATCATAGGGCTGGAGCTGGACACCGAGGGTCACAGGCTCTTTGTGGCCTTTCCTGGATGCATCGTCTACCTCCCTCTCAGCCGCTGTGCCAGGCATGGGGCATGTCAGAG GAGCTGTCTGGCTTCTCAGGACCCATACTGTGGGTGGCATCGACTGAAAGGCTGTGTGAGCATCAGGGGACCTGGTGG GACTGATGTGGATATGACTGGGAACCAGGAATCCATGGAGCACGGTGACTGCCAAG ATGGAGCTACTGGGAGTCAGTCTGGCCCTGGGGATTCTGCTTATG GCGTGCGCAGGGACCTTCCCCCAGCTTCAGCCTCCCGCTCCATCCCCATACCACTCCTCCTGGCCTGCGTGGCGGCGGCCTTCGCCCTGGGCGCCTCAGTCTCCGGCTTCTTGGTGTCCTGTGCTTGTCGCCGAGCGCGTCGCCGTCGGAGCAAGGACATCGAGAGCCCGGGGCTGCCGCGCCCTCTCTCCCTCCGCAGTCTGGCCCGGCTGCACGGTGGCGGTCCTGAGCCCCCGCCTCCGCCCAAGGATGGAGATGCTGCGCAAACGGCCCAGCTCTACACCACCTTCCTGCCTCCGCCCGATGGCGGACCCCCACCGGACCTCGCCTGCCTGCCCACCCCCGAGTCCACGCCCGAACTGCCGGTGAAGCACCTCCGTGCCTCCGGGGGGCCCTGGGAGTGGAACCAGAACGGGAACAACGCGTCGGAGGGCCCCGGCCGCCCGGCGGGCTGCAGTGCGGCGGGCGGGCCCGCGCCGCGGGTGCTGGTGCGGCCGCCCCCGCCGGGCTGCCCGGGGCAGGCGGTGGAGGTGACCACGCTGGAGGAACTGCTGCGCTACCTGCACGGCCCGCAGCCGCCCAGGAAGGGCGCCGAACAGCTCGCTCCGGCCGCGTTCAGCTCGCGGCCGCCCGCCCCGGCCCCCAGCCCGCTGCCGCGGGACTGCGTGCCGCCGCTCAGGCTCGACGTGCCCCCCGAGGGCAAGCGCGCGGCTCCCGGCGGGCGGCCCGCCCTCTCGGCCCCCGCGCCGCGCCTGGGCGTCGGCCGCAGGTTGCCCTTCCCCACGCACCGCGCGCCCCCGGCGCTGCTCACGCGCGTGCCCTCGGGGGGCCCGGCTAGGTACTCCGGGGGGCCCGGGAGGCACCTCCTGTACCTGGGCCGGCCCGACGGCTACCGCGGCCGCTCCCTGAAGAGGGCGGACGTGAAGTCCCCGCTGACCCCCAAGCCGCCCCTCGCCGCCTCGACGCCGCCCGCGCCGCACGGCGGCCATTTTAACTTCTGA
- the Sema6c gene encoding semaphorin-6C isoform X2: protein MPRAPHPMPLLLLLWLSLPHVQAAFPQDPIPLVTSDLQGSSPLSWFRGLEEDAVAAELGLDFQRFLTLNRTLLVAARDHVFSFDLQAQEEGEGLVPNKFLTWRSQDVENCAVRGKLTDECYNYIRVLVPWDSQRLLACGTNSFSPVCRSYGITSLQQEGEELSGQARCPFDATQSNVAIFAEGSLYSATAADFQASDAVVYRSLGSQPPLRSAKYDSKWLREPHFVYALEHRDHVYFFFREVAVEDSRLGRVQFSRVARVCKRDMGGSPRALDRHWTSFLKLRLNCSVPGDSTFYFDVLQALTGPVNLHGRSALFGVFTTQTNSIPGSAVCAFYLDDVERAFEGKFKEQRSLDGAWTPVSEDRVPSPRPGSCAGVGGAASFSSSQDLPDAVLLFIKAHPLLDPAVPPATHQPLLTLTSRALLTQVAVDGMAGPHRNTTVLFLGSNDGTVLKVLPPGGQSLRPEPVILEEIDAYSPARCSGKRSAQASRRIIGLELDTEGHRLFVAFPGCIVYLPLSRCARHGACQRSCLASQDPYCGWHRLKGCVSIRGPGGTDVDMTGNQESMEHGDCQDGATGSQSGPGDSAYVHLGPGPSLETPSPPSDAHPGPQSSTLGAHTQGVRRDLPPASASRSIPIPLLLACVAAAFALGASVSGFLVSCACRRARRRRSKDIESPGLPRPLSLRSLARLHGGGPEPPPPPKDGDAAQTAQLYTTFLPPPDGGPPPDLACLPTPESTPELPVKHLRASGGPWEWNQNGNNASEGPGRPAGCSAAGGPAPRVLVRPPPPGCPGQAVEVTTLEELLRYLHGPQPPRKGAEQLAPAAFSSRPPAPAPSPLPRDCVPPLRLDVPPEGKRAAPGGRPALSAPAPRLGVGRRLPFPTHRAPPALLTRVPSGGPARYSGGPGRHLLYLGRPDGYRGRSLKRADVKSPLTPKPPLAASTPPAPHGGHFNF from the exons ATGCCCCgtgccccccaccccatgcccttgctgctgctgttgtggcTGTCACTCCCCCATGTCCAGGCTGCCTTTCCCCAGGACCCCATTCCTCtggtgacctctgacctgcaAG GTTCTTCTCCATTATCCTGGTTCCGGGGCCTGGAGGAGGATGCTGTGGCTGCAGAACTCGGGCTGGACTTTCAGCGATTCCTGACCTTGAACCGGACCTTGCTTGTGGCTGCCCG GGATCACGTTTTCTCCTTCGATCTTCAAGCccaagaagaaggggaggggctggTGCCCAATAAG tttCTGACATGGAGGAGCCAGGACGTGGAGAACTGTGCTGTTCGGGGAAAGCTCACG GACGAATGCTACAACTACATCCGTGTTCTTGTTCCCTGGGACTCGCAGAGGCTCCTTGCCTGTGGAACAAACTCGTTCAGCCCCGTGTGCCGCAGCTATGGG ATAACTTCGCTGCAACAGGAAGGCGAGGAGCTGAGTGGACAAGCTCGATGCCCCTTTGATGCCACCCAGTCAAATGTGGCCATCTTTGCAG AGGGCAGTTTGTACTCGGCCACAGCAGCGGATTTCCAGGCTAGTGATGCTGTAGTTTACAGAAGCCTTGGATCACAGCCCCCACTCCGTTCTGCCAAGTATGACTCCAAGTGGTTGCGAG AGCCACACTTTGTCTATGCTTTGGAGCACAGAGACCACGTCTACTTCTTCTTCCGAGAGGTTGCTGTAGAGGATTCCCGGCTGGGGAGG GTGCAGTTTTCTCGGGTAGCCAGGGTGTGTAAACGTGACATGGGCGGCTCACCTAGGGCCTTGGACCGCCACTGgacttccttccttaagctgagGCTCAACTGCTCTGTCCCCGGGGACTCTACCTTCTACTTTGACGTCTTACAGGCCTTAACGGGGCCTGTGAACCTGCATGGCCGCTCTGCTCTCTTTGGGGTCTTCACTACTCAGACTAACAG cATTCCTGGGTCTGCAGTCTGCGCCTTCTACCTGGACGACGTTGAGCGTGCCTTTGAGGGCAAGTTTAAGGAGCAGAGGAGTCTGGATGGGGCCTGGACTCCTGTTTCTGAGGACAGAGTCCCCTCACCCAG GCCAGGGTCCTGTGCAGGTGTGGGTGGAGCTGCCTCGTTCTCCTCCTCTCAAGACCTACCTGATGCTGTCCTGCTCTTCATCAAGGCTCACCCACTTCTGGATCCCGCTGTGCCGCCTGCCACTCACCAGCCTCTCCTCACTCTCACCAGCAG GGCTCTGCTGACCCAGGTAGCTGTGGATGGCATGGCTGGGCCGCACAGAAATACCACagtcttgtttcttgggtccaatGATGGGACAGTGCTGAAGGTGTTACCTCCAGGGGGACAGTCTCTGCGACCTGAGCCTGTCATACTGGAAGAGATTGATGCCTACAGCCCTGCCCG GTGCAGTGGGAAGCGCTCGGCCCAAGCTTCACGGCGGATCATAGGGCTGGAGCTGGACACCGAGGGTCACAGGCTCTTTGTGGCCTTTCCTGGATGCATCGTCTACCTCCCTCTCAGCCGCTGTGCCAGGCATGGGGCATGTCAGAG GAGCTGTCTGGCTTCTCAGGACCCATACTGTGGGTGGCATCGACTGAAAGGCTGTGTGAGCATCAGGGGACCTGGTGG GACTGATGTGGATATGACTGGGAACCAGGAATCCATGGAGCACGGTGACTGCCAAG ATGGAGCTACTGGGAGTCAGTCTGGCCCTGGGGATTCTGCTTATG TGCATCTGGGTCCTGGCCCTTCCCTTGAGACCCCCAGTCCCCCCAGTGATGCCCACCCAGGGCCCCAGTCTTCCACTCTTGGAGCTCACACGCAGG GCGTGCGCAGGGACCTTCCCCCAGCTTCAGCCTCCCGCTCCATCCCCATACCACTCCTCCTGGCCTGCGTGGCGGCGGCCTTCGCCCTGGGCGCCTCAGTCTCCGGCTTCTTGGTGTCCTGTGCTTGTCGCCGAGCGCGTCGCCGTCGGAGCAAGGACATCGAGAGCCCGGGGCTGCCGCGCCCTCTCTCCCTCCGCAGTCTGGCCCGGCTGCACGGTGGCGGTCCTGAGCCCCCGCCTCCGCCCAAGGATGGAGATGCTGCGCAAACGGCCCAGCTCTACACCACCTTCCTGCCTCCGCCCGATGGCGGACCCCCACCGGACCTCGCCTGCCTGCCCACCCCCGAGTCCACGCCCGAACTGCCGGTGAAGCACCTCCGTGCCTCCGGGGGGCCCTGGGAGTGGAACCAGAACGGGAACAACGCGTCGGAGGGCCCCGGCCGCCCGGCGGGCTGCAGTGCGGCGGGCGGGCCCGCGCCGCGGGTGCTGGTGCGGCCGCCCCCGCCGGGCTGCCCGGGGCAGGCGGTGGAGGTGACCACGCTGGAGGAACTGCTGCGCTACCTGCACGGCCCGCAGCCGCCCAGGAAGGGCGCCGAACAGCTCGCTCCGGCCGCGTTCAGCTCGCGGCCGCCCGCCCCGGCCCCCAGCCCGCTGCCGCGGGACTGCGTGCCGCCGCTCAGGCTCGACGTGCCCCCCGAGGGCAAGCGCGCGGCTCCCGGCGGGCGGCCCGCCCTCTCGGCCCCCGCGCCGCGCCTGGGCGTCGGCCGCAGGTTGCCCTTCCCCACGCACCGCGCGCCCCCGGCGCTGCTCACGCGCGTGCCCTCGGGGGGCCCGGCTAGGTACTCCGGGGGGCCCGGGAGGCACCTCCTGTACCTGGGCCGGCCCGACGGCTACCGCGGCCGCTCCCTGAAGAGGGCGGACGTGAAGTCCCCGCTGACCCCCAAGCCGCCCCTCGCCGCCTCGACGCCGCCCGCGCCGCACGGCGGCCATTTTAACTTCTGA
- the Sema6c gene encoding semaphorin-6C isoform X4, which yields MAVAQLWGRHACSWADMGPAWPLQHLAGDTCRDHVFSFDLQAQEEGEGLVPNKFLTWRSQDVENCAVRGKLTDECYNYIRVLVPWDSQRLLACGTNSFSPVCRSYGITSLQQEGEELSGQARCPFDATQSNVAIFAEGSLYSATAADFQASDAVVYRSLGSQPPLRSAKYDSKWLREPHFVYALEHRDHVYFFFREVAVEDSRLGRVQFSRVARVCKRDMGGSPRALDRHWTSFLKLRLNCSVPGDSTFYFDVLQALTGPVNLHGRSALFGVFTTQTNSIPGSAVCAFYLDDVERAFEGKFKEQRSLDGAWTPVSEDRVPSPRPGSCAGVGGAASFSSSQDLPDAVLLFIKAHPLLDPAVPPATHQPLLTLTSRALLTQVAVDGMAGPHRNTTVLFLGSNDGTVLKVLPPGGQSLRPEPVILEEIDAYSPARCSGKRSAQASRRIIGLELDTEGHRLFVAFPGCIVYLPLSRCARHGACQRSCLASQDPYCGWHRLKGCVSIRGPGGTDVDMTGNQESMEHGDCQDGATGSQSGPGDSAYVHLGPGPSLETPSPPSDAHPGPQSSTLGAHTQGVRRDLPPASASRSIPIPLLLACVAAAFALGASVSGFLVSCACRRARRRRSKDIESPGLPRPLSLRSLARLHGGGPEPPPPPKDGDAAQTAQLYTTFLPPPDGGPPPDLACLPTPESTPELPVKHLRASGGPWEWNQNGNNASEGPGRPAGCSAAGGPAPRVLVRPPPPGCPGQAVEVTTLEELLRYLHGPQPPRKGAEQLAPAAFSSRPPAPAPSPLPRDCVPPLRLDVPPEGKRAAPGGRPALSAPAPRLGVGRRLPFPTHRAPPALLTRVPSGGPARYSGGPGRHLLYLGRPDGYRGRSLKRADVKSPLTPKPPLAASTPPAPHGGHFNF from the exons ATGGCCGTGGCACAGTTGTGGGGCAGACATGCATGCTCCTGGGCAGACATGGGACCTGCATGGCCACTGCAGCATCTTGCAGGGGACACATGCAG GGATCACGTTTTCTCCTTCGATCTTCAAGCccaagaagaaggggaggggctggTGCCCAATAAG tttCTGACATGGAGGAGCCAGGACGTGGAGAACTGTGCTGTTCGGGGAAAGCTCACG GACGAATGCTACAACTACATCCGTGTTCTTGTTCCCTGGGACTCGCAGAGGCTCCTTGCCTGTGGAACAAACTCGTTCAGCCCCGTGTGCCGCAGCTATGGG ATAACTTCGCTGCAACAGGAAGGCGAGGAGCTGAGTGGACAAGCTCGATGCCCCTTTGATGCCACCCAGTCAAATGTGGCCATCTTTGCAG AGGGCAGTTTGTACTCGGCCACAGCAGCGGATTTCCAGGCTAGTGATGCTGTAGTTTACAGAAGCCTTGGATCACAGCCCCCACTCCGTTCTGCCAAGTATGACTCCAAGTGGTTGCGAG AGCCACACTTTGTCTATGCTTTGGAGCACAGAGACCACGTCTACTTCTTCTTCCGAGAGGTTGCTGTAGAGGATTCCCGGCTGGGGAGG GTGCAGTTTTCTCGGGTAGCCAGGGTGTGTAAACGTGACATGGGCGGCTCACCTAGGGCCTTGGACCGCCACTGgacttccttccttaagctgagGCTCAACTGCTCTGTCCCCGGGGACTCTACCTTCTACTTTGACGTCTTACAGGCCTTAACGGGGCCTGTGAACCTGCATGGCCGCTCTGCTCTCTTTGGGGTCTTCACTACTCAGACTAACAG cATTCCTGGGTCTGCAGTCTGCGCCTTCTACCTGGACGACGTTGAGCGTGCCTTTGAGGGCAAGTTTAAGGAGCAGAGGAGTCTGGATGGGGCCTGGACTCCTGTTTCTGAGGACAGAGTCCCCTCACCCAG GCCAGGGTCCTGTGCAGGTGTGGGTGGAGCTGCCTCGTTCTCCTCCTCTCAAGACCTACCTGATGCTGTCCTGCTCTTCATCAAGGCTCACCCACTTCTGGATCCCGCTGTGCCGCCTGCCACTCACCAGCCTCTCCTCACTCTCACCAGCAG GGCTCTGCTGACCCAGGTAGCTGTGGATGGCATGGCTGGGCCGCACAGAAATACCACagtcttgtttcttgggtccaatGATGGGACAGTGCTGAAGGTGTTACCTCCAGGGGGACAGTCTCTGCGACCTGAGCCTGTCATACTGGAAGAGATTGATGCCTACAGCCCTGCCCG GTGCAGTGGGAAGCGCTCGGCCCAAGCTTCACGGCGGATCATAGGGCTGGAGCTGGACACCGAGGGTCACAGGCTCTTTGTGGCCTTTCCTGGATGCATCGTCTACCTCCCTCTCAGCCGCTGTGCCAGGCATGGGGCATGTCAGAG GAGCTGTCTGGCTTCTCAGGACCCATACTGTGGGTGGCATCGACTGAAAGGCTGTGTGAGCATCAGGGGACCTGGTGG GACTGATGTGGATATGACTGGGAACCAGGAATCCATGGAGCACGGTGACTGCCAAG ATGGAGCTACTGGGAGTCAGTCTGGCCCTGGGGATTCTGCTTATG TGCATCTGGGTCCTGGCCCTTCCCTTGAGACCCCCAGTCCCCCCAGTGATGCCCACCCAGGGCCCCAGTCTTCCACTCTTGGAGCTCACACGCAGG GCGTGCGCAGGGACCTTCCCCCAGCTTCAGCCTCCCGCTCCATCCCCATACCACTCCTCCTGGCCTGCGTGGCGGCGGCCTTCGCCCTGGGCGCCTCAGTCTCCGGCTTCTTGGTGTCCTGTGCTTGTCGCCGAGCGCGTCGCCGTCGGAGCAAGGACATCGAGAGCCCGGGGCTGCCGCGCCCTCTCTCCCTCCGCAGTCTGGCCCGGCTGCACGGTGGCGGTCCTGAGCCCCCGCCTCCGCCCAAGGATGGAGATGCTGCGCAAACGGCCCAGCTCTACACCACCTTCCTGCCTCCGCCCGATGGCGGACCCCCACCGGACCTCGCCTGCCTGCCCACCCCCGAGTCCACGCCCGAACTGCCGGTGAAGCACCTCCGTGCCTCCGGGGGGCCCTGGGAGTGGAACCAGAACGGGAACAACGCGTCGGAGGGCCCCGGCCGCCCGGCGGGCTGCAGTGCGGCGGGCGGGCCCGCGCCGCGGGTGCTGGTGCGGCCGCCCCCGCCGGGCTGCCCGGGGCAGGCGGTGGAGGTGACCACGCTGGAGGAACTGCTGCGCTACCTGCACGGCCCGCAGCCGCCCAGGAAGGGCGCCGAACAGCTCGCTCCGGCCGCGTTCAGCTCGCGGCCGCCCGCCCCGGCCCCCAGCCCGCTGCCGCGGGACTGCGTGCCGCCGCTCAGGCTCGACGTGCCCCCCGAGGGCAAGCGCGCGGCTCCCGGCGGGCGGCCCGCCCTCTCGGCCCCCGCGCCGCGCCTGGGCGTCGGCCGCAGGTTGCCCTTCCCCACGCACCGCGCGCCCCCGGCGCTGCTCACGCGCGTGCCCTCGGGGGGCCCGGCTAGGTACTCCGGGGGGCCCGGGAGGCACCTCCTGTACCTGGGCCGGCCCGACGGCTACCGCGGCCGCTCCCTGAAGAGGGCGGACGTGAAGTCCCCGCTGACCCCCAAGCCGCCCCTCGCCGCCTCGACGCCGCCCGCGCCGCACGGCGGCCATTTTAACTTCTGA